Below is a genomic region from Helianthus annuus cultivar XRQ/B chromosome 2, HanXRQr2.0-SUNRISE, whole genome shotgun sequence.
ATTTCCATTACCACCTTGTGCGTTGTTGGCTCCCCGGTTTCCACTACTAGCTTGATTACCATAACCACCACGATTTCCGTTACCGCCGTTACCTCCTTGAGGGCGGTTTCCATACCCATTACCACCATGGTTGTTGTTACCAAAACCTCTTTGACCACCACGGCCAGTACCAACCCAGCACGTCTCCTTCGATTGGCCCATTTTTCCACAAGATTCGCTTCCAGCTCGACATCATTCATTGTGATGCAACTGACATGCATCACATTTGGGCAAGGTGCCCATATACCCTATTCCcttgttttgaacaccaattTTGTATTCAGCTGGTGGGTTCACTTCCTTCTTTTTACTAGCACTGCTGGTACCCTTCTTGAAatttgagaacttccttttgttctcaccGGATGACTcaacatgagtctccttcttcttctggTCGGAAATCGAAAACTTGTTCAACCTGATCGCCTCTTCAGTCAGTGACACACTCAGATCAATAGCCTCAGTTATTGTTGCAGGCTTCTACGTCGTCACCATACTCATAATCTAAGGTGCCAACCCCCAAATAAACCGCTCGATGCGTTTGAATTCCGGATCAACCATGTATGACACCACGCGAGAGAGGTGgtgaaatctctgcacatatttaGCAATTTTCGGGCCGTCCATCTTGAGATTCCAGAATTCAGTTTCTAACTTTTGAATTTCGGCCCTCGAGCAGTATTTTTTTCGCATGAGCTCCTTCATTTCATCCCATGTCATAGCGTAGGCAGCTTCTTCCCTTGAGGCATAAACTAGGTATTTGTTCTACCTATTTCACTAATTTTGGTTTTTTTTGTATTTAATCCGTAAATTAGTTGTTTCTTtggtaaattagggtttatagTAAATTAGGGGTTTATAGTAAATTAGGGGTTTATTTGGTTTGATCTCAACCTTTTAGATTCATCAATCAAAGCTTGATTAGTGTCAATAGGTACACCCGAAAATGATAGAAAATAATGAAGGTAGTATTGATGATCAGAATGGTGATATGGGATTTGAAATTAATGAAGGGAAACAGGTAGTATTGATGATCAGAATGGTGATATGGGATCTACAAGTGGGTAAAGTTATGAACTAGAACTATTGATATTGGTTTAATATTTAAACAATCAGGGGTGGATCTACATTGATTACTACGGGCGCTTAAAGGGCTTGAAAATGGCTTGTTATAGTGGTAGTCTGTTATTATCAGTTATGATAAGTAGATAAGCATTTTAAATCTGACTAAACCGAACCAGAACCGATTAAAACTCAACCGACTTACTAATTCAGTTTCAAATTGAAGCTGAATTTGTAGTTTAGTTTTCGGTTTCTCTTAGTTTAGTTCAAACCATTATCGAACAAAAGTCATTTTGCTCTATTCAATTACAATTGTCCAGTGTTATTTAGCCCAACCCAATAACAAATAACAATAAAAAAGATATAAAAAGATATATAGAAACAAAAAAGAAAATATTTGATTGATTCGGTCAAAACCAAAAACCTAACCGAATTAGATCCGATTCAGTCTCTAGGTTAGTGAATTCGGCTTGGTTAGGTTTAACTTACCAAATATCAGTTCGGTTATTAACCAAATAAACTGAATACCCCAAAAGTTGAATCGATGATCACCCCTATTTTAATAAACAATCCCAAACAGGCTATAAAATTTTCCATTTTGATATAAAGACGGATACCATTTTCAGAGCAGTTGTAGTTGGGGCCGTAAacgggcgtttaaacggctgcgAAATCGCTGCCATTTTACTCTTAATATGTGGTTCTGATAAATTTTTGGTTTTCAGGACGAGGATGATGGACGATGAAATGGAGCTAGAACAATTCAATCCGGAGCAGCCGCAGTAGGAGCGTGACCAGCCGGatcctctcgagaatcacatgtACTTGGAGTTTCCTCCGGAGTCCTACGCTGCTCTCCGTTGCAAGAAGCTTCAGAAGATGCATGTCGGTGCCCGCTTTGCGGTTTGTTGGAAAAGCCTCCGGTCCCTCGTGGCTGAAGATTGGGCGCTGGACTTTATTCTCCGTGGTTCACCGTGGGATCGGC
It encodes:
- the LOC110899366 gene encoding glycine-rich protein 2-like codes for the protein MGQSKETCWVGTGRGGQRGFGNNNHGGNGYGNRPQGGNGGNGNRGGYGNQASSGNRGANNAQGGNGNGNGRGPGCFNCGDVGHFKRECPKLNQAQGRFFNIGAREAR